Sequence from the Coriobacteriia bacterium genome:
CGCGACGTCGCGCTCCAGGCCCTGGGCTGCGCCCGCCTCCGCCAGCGCATCGGCGAACAGCGCCACGTACGCGGGTCCCGAACCGGAGATCGCGGTCGCCGCGTCCTGGACCGCCTCGTCCACGACGAGGGCATCGCCGACCGCCTCGAACAGCTCGCGTACCCGCTCCACCTGCGCCGGATCCGCAGCGCGACCGCCGCTTACGACCGCCATGCCGGCCCCCACCATCGCCGGGGTGTTCGGCATGACGCGGACGACAGCGGCTCCGCCCCGCAGCAGCGCCTCAAGGCGTGCAGTGGTGATCCCGGCGGCGATCGAGACGACGATCGCACCGGCCTCGATGTCATCAGCCAGATGTGCGACCACCGCATCGATGACCTGCGGCTTCACCGCAAAGAGCACAATCTCGGCGCCCGCCAGCACATCGTGACCGTCGGCGAACACAGCGATCCCGTGCCGCTCGAACACGTCCCGTCGCGGCGCCGACGGCTCCACGACAGCGATGCTGCTCGCCTCGAGCGCGGCGGACGATACGAGACCGGCTGCGATGGCCTCGCCCATGCGGCCGCCGCCGATGATGACGAGCGTGTACGGAGCGCTCACAGCCGCGCTCACCGATCCATGCCGAAGAGGCCCCTGTCGCGCATCGCGGCGCGCTGGGCGTCGCTCACGTCCACGTTGGCAGGTGTGAGCATGAAGACCTTGTCGGAGACCTTCTGGAGGCCGCCATTGAGGCCATACGTGAGGCCCGATGCGAAATCAAGCAGCCGCTTCGCCAGGTCCTGGTCGGTCATCGTGAGGTTCATGATCACCGGAATGCCCTGCTTGAACTTGTCGGCGATCGCCTGCGCCTCGGAGTACGTCCGTGGCTCGACGATCTGCATCTTCACCTGCGGAACCTGCTGCACACCGGGGCCCGCGACCACCGACCCTTGCCGCGCCGCCTCGCGCGCCCTGTCGAGGTCCGGCTCACGCGTCACGCGACGAATCGACTGCGGCTCGCCCTCGTACGGGCTGCGCGGAAGGTCGCGCGCCTCCGTGCCGTCGTCTTCGTCGTCGTACTCGTCGTACTCGTCGTACTCGTCATCGCCGAGGCCGAGTCTCGCTTTGATGTCATGGATGAAGCCCACGGTTCGCTCCTCGCCTCGCTTGGCCTATCGTGTCACCGGCCGAAGATAGCTCTGCCGATGCGCACGATGGTAGCACCCTCCTCGATGGCCACGCCGAAATCATTCGTCATGCCCATGGAGAGCTCGGTTAGTTCAACCCCATTGAAACGCATAGCCGAAAGGGATTCAAACAGGTCGTGCAGGTCGCGGAAGACCCAAC
This genomic interval carries:
- the sepF gene encoding cell division protein SepF — translated: MGFIHDIKARLGLGDDEYDEYDEYDDEDDGTEARDLPRSPYEGEPQSIRRVTREPDLDRAREAARQGSVVAGPGVQQVPQVKMQIVEPRTYSEAQAIADKFKQGIPVIMNLTMTDQDLAKRLLDFASGLTYGLNGGLQKVSDKVFMLTPANVDVSDAQRAAMRDRGLFGMDR
- the proC gene encoding pyrroline-5-carboxylate reductase translates to MSAPYTLVIIGGGRMGEAIAAGLVSSAALEASSIAVVEPSAPRRDVFERHGIAVFADGHDVLAGAEIVLFAVKPQVIDAVVAHLADDIEAGAIVVSIAAGITTARLEALLRGGAAVVRVMPNTPAMVGAGMAVVSGGRAADPAQVERVRELFEAVGDALVVDEAVQDAATAISGSGPAYVALFADALAEAGAAQGLERDVALRLAVQTFKGTAELLLASGMEPQELIDGVSSPGGTTVAALEALEAGGFRPTVDAAVAAAVRRAKELGS